One region of Roseovarius faecimaris genomic DNA includes:
- a CDS encoding complex I NDUFA9 subunit family protein: MSKLVTIYGGSGFVGRYITRRLAKAGWRVRVAVRRPNEAMHVKPYGVVGQVEPVFCNIRDDNSVRAVMQGADAVVNCVGTFDARGKNNFEAVQDKGAERIARIAAEEGVSHLVHLSAIGADAEADSLYAQSKAAGEAGILDHFPNAVILRPSVIFGPEDQFFNRFASMTRFGPVLPVVGADTKFQTVYVDDVARAAELGAEGKAAPGIYELGGPDVNTFRELMEQMLQVVRRRRLILNIPFGIARIMAFFMDMVAIVSGGLVPAQITRDQVKSLRVDNVVSEGAKGFADLGIRPTALEAILPDYLWRFRPAGQFEALKESASNLRTE, encoded by the coding sequence ATGTCGAAACTCGTCACCATCTATGGCGGCTCGGGCTTTGTGGGCCGTTACATTACACGGCGTCTGGCCAAGGCGGGCTGGCGTGTGCGGGTCGCCGTGCGCCGCCCCAATGAGGCGATGCACGTGAAACCCTATGGTGTTGTCGGGCAGGTGGAACCTGTCTTCTGTAATATCCGCGATGACAACAGCGTGCGCGCGGTGATGCAGGGGGCAGATGCCGTCGTCAATTGCGTCGGTACGTTCGATGCGCGCGGCAAGAATAATTTCGAAGCTGTTCAGGACAAGGGCGCGGAACGGATCGCGCGGATCGCCGCGGAAGAAGGTGTAAGCCATCTTGTGCATCTGTCTGCTATCGGGGCCGATGCCGAGGCGGACAGCCTTTATGCCCAATCCAAGGCCGCAGGCGAGGCTGGTATCTTGGACCACTTCCCGAATGCCGTGATCCTGCGCCCCTCGGTCATATTCGGGCCTGAGGATCAGTTCTTTAACCGGTTCGCCAGCATGACGCGGTTTGGTCCGGTGCTTCCGGTTGTGGGCGCCGACACGAAGTTTCAGACGGTCTATGTCGATGACGTGGCCCGCGCCGCCGAGTTGGGCGCAGAAGGCAAGGCCGCACCGGGCATCTATGAGCTTGGCGGGCCTGATGTGAACACCTTCCGTGAGCTGATGGAGCAGATGCTGCAGGTGGTGCGCCGCCGCCGCCTGATCCTGAACATTCCGTTTGGCATAGCGCGGATCATGGCGTTTTTCATGGACATGGTTGCGATCGTTTCGGGGGGCCTTGTTCCCGCCCAGATCACCCGTGATCAGGTCAAGAGCCTCCGGGTCGATAATGTTGTTTCCGAAGGTGCCAAGGGCTTTGCCGATCTTGGAATTCGCCCAACGGCGCTTGAGGCGATCCTGCCGGATTATCTCTGGCGGTTCCGCCCCGCGGGACAGTTCGAGGCGCTTAAGGAAAGTGCGTCGAACCTCCGCACGGAGTAA
- a CDS encoding Hint domain-containing protein has translation MWTFWARTDSNSANNPALNLTGDPATQITFVESGTNGDLILDTNGGAPDPDTQVEIGGISYDFTFELSGELPTQQNQGAGQVPDQFEGNVVYVITVQDYPSAGETTRLAFLPDDNATQAEMDAFGNGRIGVQNLGSEPAPDYIVEGTSGDDVIDINYTGDLEGDRIDNNDGNPLQPGNAGGNNDSVTAGAGNDYVVSGFGDDTVLGEDGNDTLIGGTGADQLFGGLGDDEIYLAEGDSADGGDGDDFFVLEDLGEAGSSTITITGGETGETNGDTLQLTPDVSYNDITFTNTDDAAGGLSGNFTMSDGTVVTFSEIENIICFTPGTRIMTDRGERAIETLRQGDMVLTRDNGFQPIRWIGKSTVEGRGKFAPVAINSTVMDGARRPLIVSPQHRVLFTGYKAELLFGTDEVLVAAKHLVDGCNVRILERRLVSYFHIMFDRHEVIYAEGAATESFHAADMGISAISDEAREDMFAIFPQLRSDPSFHGETARMCLKAHEARALLSGMPASTVATTPPLWKLRPRLRNFQRTASGKPSAIPLTA, from the coding sequence GGGCCAGAACAGACAGCAATAGCGCCAACAATCCCGCGCTGAACCTGACTGGCGATCCGGCGACGCAAATAACATTCGTGGAGTCCGGCACGAATGGCGATCTGATCCTCGACACGAATGGCGGCGCGCCTGATCCAGATACGCAGGTTGAGATCGGCGGCATATCCTATGACTTCACCTTTGAGTTGTCTGGAGAGCTTCCAACGCAACAAAACCAAGGCGCGGGTCAAGTGCCGGACCAGTTCGAAGGTAATGTGGTTTATGTCATCACGGTGCAGGACTATCCGTCAGCTGGCGAAACGACGCGCTTGGCCTTCTTGCCGGATGACAATGCGACGCAGGCCGAGATGGATGCGTTCGGAAACGGTCGGATCGGCGTTCAAAACCTCGGGTCAGAACCCGCACCCGATTACATCGTCGAAGGCACGAGTGGTGATGATGTCATTGACATAAATTATACCGGGGACCTCGAAGGCGACCGGATCGACAATAACGACGGCAACCCGCTGCAGCCGGGTAACGCAGGCGGCAACAACGACTCGGTTACGGCAGGAGCTGGCAATGACTATGTCGTGTCAGGTTTTGGCGACGATACTGTATTGGGTGAGGACGGCAACGACACGCTCATCGGCGGCACTGGCGCTGACCAGCTTTTTGGTGGCTTGGGTGACGACGAGATATACCTCGCCGAAGGCGACAGTGCCGATGGCGGCGACGGCGACGACTTTTTCGTTCTGGAAGACCTCGGTGAGGCGGGAAGTTCCACGATCACCATCACCGGCGGTGAGACAGGTGAAACGAATGGCGACACATTGCAACTGACGCCAGATGTCAGCTACAACGACATCACCTTTACCAACACCGATGACGCGGCCGGAGGGCTTTCGGGTAACTTCACCATGTCTGATGGCACGGTCGTGACCTTCTCGGAAATCGAGAACATTATCTGCTTCACCCCTGGCACACGAATAATGACGGACCGGGGTGAGCGTGCAATCGAGACACTGCGACAGGGCGATATGGTTCTGACCCGCGACAATGGATTTCAGCCGATCCGCTGGATTGGGAAGAGCACCGTCGAAGGGCGCGGCAAGTTCGCGCCCGTTGCGATCAATTCAACTGTTATGGACGGGGCGCGTCGGCCGCTTATCGTATCACCGCAGCACCGGGTCCTTTTCACGGGCTATAAGGCCGAGCTTCTGTTCGGGACTGACGAGGTTCTGGTTGCTGCCAAGCATCTGGTCGACGGGTGTAATGTGCGCATCTTGGAGCGTAGACTGGTGAGCTATTTCCACATCATGTTTGACCGGCACGAGGTGATCTATGCCGAGGGCGCGGCCACAGAAAGCTTCCATGCGGCCGACATGGGGATCTCTGCAATATCGGACGAGGCGCGGGAAGACATGTTTGCCATCTTCCCACAATTGCGCAGCGACCCCAGTTTTCATGGCGAAACCGCTCGCATGTGCTTGAAAGCGCATGAGGCGCGGGCTCTGCTTTCGGGGATGCCAGCTTCAACCGTTGCAACTACGCCACCGCTCTGGAAACTCAGACCAAGGCTGCGCAACTTTCAGCGAACAGCATCCGGAAAACCAAGCGCCATACCGCTCACCGCCTAA